The following proteins are co-located in the Camelina sativa cultivar DH55 chromosome 12, Cs, whole genome shotgun sequence genome:
- the LOC104731403 gene encoding receptor-like serine/threonine-protein kinase SD1-8 isoform X1 — translation MRGDVPNFHHSYTFFLFLFFLILLFPTFSTSSNTLSTTESVTISSNKTIVSPGNVFELGFFKPGSRSRWYLGIWYKTISKRTYVWVANRDNPLSSSIGTLKISDNNLVVLDQSKTPVWSTNLTGGSVGSPVVAELLDNGNFVLRDSNNNNLDEYLWQSFDFPTDTLLPEMKLGWDLKTGFNRFIRSWKSSDDPSSGDYSFKLETRGFPEVFLWNREARVYRSGPWNGVRFSGVPEMQRFDYMVFNFTASKEEVTYSFQVTKSDIYSRLSLSSTGVLERFTWIEAAQTWNRFWYAPKDQCDDYKECGVYGYCDSNTSPVCNCIKGFKPRNPQVWGLRDGSDGCVRKTLLTCGGKEGFARLKKMKLPDTTAASVDRGIGVKECEQKCLKDCNCTAFANTDIRGAGSGCVIWTGELLDIRNYAKGGQDLYVRLAATDLEDKRNRSAKIICSSIGVISVLLLLSFIIFCLWKRKQKQSLAIETPIVDQVRSRDLLMNEVVISSRRHISRDNNTDDLELPLMEFDEVAMATNNFSNDNKLGQGGFGIVYKGRLLDGQEIAVKRLSKTSVQGTDEFKNEVKLIARLQHINLVRLLACCVDVNEKMLIYEYLENLSLDSHLFDKKQSSKLNWQMRFDIINGIARGLLYLHQDSRFRIIHRDLKASNILLDKYMTPKISDFGMARIFGRDDTEAITRKVVGTYGYMSPEYAMDGIFSMKSDVFSFGVLLLEIISGKRNKGFYNSDRDLNLLGCVWRNWKERKGLEIIDPIITDSSSTFKQHEILRCIQIGLLCVQERAEDRPTMSLVVLMLGSESTTIPQPKQPGYCLGRSPLDTDSSSSKQHDNEPWTVNQITISVLDAR, via the exons ATGAGAGGTGACGTACCAAACTTCCACCATTCTTAcaccttcttcctctttctcttcttcttgattcttctgtTCCCTACTTTCTCTACCTCTTCCAACACTTTGTCGACTACAGAGTCTGTAACAATCTCAAGCAACAAAACCATTGTATCTCCTGGTAATGTCTTCGAGCTTGGTTTCTTCAAACCCGGTTCAAGATCTCGTTGGTATCTTGGGATTTGGTACAAAACAATCTCTAAGAGAACCTATGTATGGGTTGCAAACAGAGATAATCCTCTCTCTAGTTCCATTGGAACTCTCAAAATCTCCGACAACAATCTCGTCGTCTTGGATCAGTCCAAAACACCGGTTTGGTCGACAAATCTGACCGGTGGAAGTGTTGGATCTCCGGTGGTGGCAGAGCTTCTTGATAATGGTAACTTCGTGCTTAGAGACTCTAACAACAACAATCTTGATGAATACTTGTGGCAGAGTTTTGATTTTCCGACGGATACTTTACTTCCGGAGATGAAGCTCGGTTGGGATCTCAAAACCGGGTTCAACAGATTCATTCGATCATGGAAAAGTTCAGATGATCCTTCAAGTGGAGACTACTCGTTCAAACTCGAAACCAGAGGGTTCCCTGAGGTTTTTTTATGGAACAGAGAGGCACGAGTGTACCGGAGCGGTCCATGGAACGGAGTCCGGTTTAGTGGCGTACCGGAGATGCAACGGTTTGACTACATGGTTTTCAATTTCACTGCGAGTAAAGAAGAGGTGACTTACTCATTCCAAGTCACTAAAAGCGACATTTACTCGAGGTTAAGCCTAAGCTCCACGGGAGTGTTAGAAAGATTCACATGGATTGAGGCAGCGCAGACTTGGAACAGATTCTGGTACGCACCAAAAGACCAATGCGATGATTACAAAGAGTGTGGTGTTTATGGTTACTGCGACTCGAACACGTCACCGGTTTGTAATTGTATTAAAGGGTTTAAGCCGAGGAATCCTCAAGTGTGGGGGTTGAGAGACGGGTCAGATGGATGCGTGAGGAAGACGTTGTTGACATGTGGTGGTAAAGAAGGGTTTGCGCggttgaagaaaatgaaattgcCGGATACTACGGCTGCTAGTGTGGACAGAGGAATTGGTGTGAAAGAATGTGAACAGAAGTGTTTAAAGGATTGTAACTGTACGGCGTTTGCAAATACGGATATACGTGGTGCCGGGTCGGGTTGTGTGATTTGGACCGGAGAGCTTTTAGATATCCGGAACTATGCAAAGGGAGGTCAAGATCTTTACGTTAGATTGGCTGCTACTGATCTCG AGGACAAGAGAAACAGAAGTGCAAAAATCATATGTTCGAGTATTGGAGTGATCAGCGTTTTGCTTCTTTTAAGTTTCATCATCTTTTGCTTGTGGAAAAGGAAGCAGAAGCAATCATTAGCAATTGAAACACCTATAG TTGACCAAGTGAGAAGCCGAGATTTGCTAATGAACGAAGTGGTAATATCAAGTAGGAGACACATATCTAGGGATAACAATACAGACGATCTTGAATTACCATTGATGGAGTTTGACGAAGTTGCTATGGCCACAAACAATTTTTCTAACGACAACAAGCTTGGACAAGGTGGTTTTGGCATAGTTTATAAG GGAAGGTTACTTGATGGTCAAGAAATCGCAGTGAAGAGACTGTCAAAGACATCGGTTCAGGGGACTGATGAGTTCAAGAATGAGGTGAAATTGATAGCAAGGCTTCAACATATAAATCTTGTTCGGCTTCTTGCATGTTGCGTCGATGTGAACGAGAAGATGTTGATTTACGAGTACTTGGAGAATCTAAGCCTTGATTCTCATCTCTTTG ATAAAAAACAAAGCTCTAAGCTAAATTGGCAAATGAGATTTGATATTATCAATGGTATTGCTCGAGGGCTTctatatcttcatcaagattcacggTTTAGGATCATCCATAGAGACTTGAAAGCAAGCAACATCTTGCTTGATAAATATATGACTCCAAAGATCTCGGATTTTGGGATGGCTAGGATCTTTGGAAGGGATGATACAGAAGCTATTACGAGGAAGGTGGTCGGAACCTA CGGTTACATGTCTCCTGAATATGCAATGGACGGGATATTTTCGATGAAGTCGGATGTTTTCAGCTTTGGGGTCTTGCTTCTTGAAATTATAAGTGGCAAGAGGAACAAAGGTTTCTACAATTCGGACCGTGACCTTAATCTTCTCGGTTGT GTGTGGAGGaattggaaagaaagaaaggggCTAGAGATCATAGATCCGATCATCACAGATTCTTCATCAACGTTCAAGCAACATGAAATTTTAAGATGCATTCAAATTGGTCTCTTGTGTGTTCAAGAACGTGCAGAGGACAGACCAACGATGTCCTTGGTAGTTTTGATGCTCGGGAGCGAATCAACGACTATTCCTCAACCTAAACAGCCCGGTTATTGCCTGGGGAGAAGTCCTCTTGACACTGATTCTTCGTCGAGTAAACAGCATGATAATGAACCTTGGACAGTGAACCAAATTACTATTTCAGTCCTTGACGCTCGGTAA
- the LOC104731401 gene encoding G-type lectin S-receptor-like serine/threonine-protein kinase B120 — translation MINFHKTFFYFFFFFFLFLYECSMAADTMRRGESLRDGINHKPLVSRQKTFELGFFSPGASTSRYLGIWYGNIEDKAVVWVANRETPISDQSGVLTISNDGNLVLLDGKNITVWSTNIKSSNNNNNRIVSIHDTGNFVLSETETDTAIWESFNHPTDTFLPQMKVRVNPETGDNHVFVSWRSENDPSPGNYSLGVDPSGAPEIVLWEGNKTRKWRSGQWNSAVFTGIPIMSLLTNYLYGFKLSSPPDETGSVYFTYVPSDPSMLLRFKVLYNGTEEELRWNETLKKWTKFQSEPDTECDQYNRCGKFGICDMKGTNGICSCVHGYEPVSVGNWSRGCRRRTPLKCERNVSVGEDEFLTLKSVKLPDFEIPEHDLVDPSDCRERCLKNCSCNAYTVIGGIGCMIWNQDLVDLQQFEAGGSLLHIRVADSEIGEKKKSKNVVIIVAVLVGVVLLGVFALLLWRFKRKKDVSGAYCGKSTDTSVVVAVTTKSKETTSGFSGSVDIMIEGKAVNTSELPVFSLNAIAIATNDFCKENELGRGGFGPVYKGVLEDGREIAVKRLSGKSGQGVDEFKNEIILIAKLQHRNLVRLLGCCFEGEEKMLVYEYMPNKSLDFFLFDETKQELIDWNLRFSIIEGIARGLLYLHRDSRLRIIHRDLKVSNVLLDGEMNPKISDFGMARIFGGNQNEANTVRVVGTYGYMSPEYAMEGLFSVKSDVYSFGVLLLEIVSGKRNTSLRSSEHGSLIGYAWYLYTHGRSEELVDPKIRVTCNKREALRCIHVAMLCVQDSAADRPNMAAVLLMLESDTATLAVPRQPTFTSTRRNSIDVNFALDSSQQYIVSSNEITSTVVLGR, via the exons ATGATAAACTTTCACAAAAccttcttttatttcttcttcttcttcttcctcttcctctacgAATGTTCTATGGCCGCAGACACAATGAGAAGGGGAGAATCTTTAAGAGACGGCATCAATCACAAACCATTAGTCTCTCGACAAAAGACATTCGAACTCGGTTTCTTCAGTCCAGGAGCTTCCACGTCTCGTTATCTAGGGATCTGGTATGGGAACATCGAGGACAAAGCTGTGGTATGGGTAGCAAACAGAGAAACTCCGATTTCAGACCAATCTGGAGTTCTCACAATAAGCAACGACGGGAATCTCGTGTTACTAGACGGTAAAAACATCACTGTCTGGTCtacaaacatcaaatcaagcaataacaacaacaacagaatcGTTTCTATACACGATACAGGGAACTTTGTTCTGTCTGAAACCGAAACAGATACAGCTATTTGGGAGAGTTTCAATCACCCAACTGATACGTTTTTACCACAGATGAAGGTTCGTGTGAATCCAGAAACCGGAGATAACCACGTTTTTGTCTCTTGGAGATCTGAGAACGATCCTTCTCCTGGTAATTACTCATTAGGTGTTGATCCTTCTGGAGCACCAGAGATTGTCCTTTGGGAAGGGAACAAGACGAGGAAGTGGCGAAGCGGGCAATGGAACTCCGCGGTGTTTACGGGGATTCCGATTATGTCTCTGTTGACGAACTATCTTTACGGGTTTAAGCTCTCGTCTCCACCAGATGAAACAGGTAGCGTGTACTTCACGTATGTTCCTTCTGATCCATCTATGTTGCTTAGGTTTAAAGTTCTTTATAATGGAACTGAAGAGGAGTTGAGATGGAACGAGACTTTGAAGAAGTGGACTAAGTTTCAGTCTGAGCCAGATACTGAGTGTGATCAGTATAATCGTTGTGGGAAGTTTGGTATTTGTGATATGAAGGGCACTAATGGGATATGTAGCTGTGTTCATGGCTATGAGCCAGTCTCTGTAGGGAACTGGAGTAGAGGTTGTAGAAGAAGAACACCTTTGAAGTGTGAGAGGAACGTTAGTGTTGGAGAGGATGAGTTCTTGACTCTTAAATCAGTGAAGTTGCCTGATTTCGAGATCCCTGAACATGATCTTGTTGATCCTTCGGATTGTAGAGAGAGATGTCTCAAGAACTGTTCTTGCAATGCTTATACTGTTATTGGTGGTATTGGATGCATGATTTGGAATCAAGATTTAGTCGATTTGCAGCAGTTTGAAGCGGGTGGTTCCTTGCTTCATATCCGTGTTGCTGATTCCGAAataggagagaagaagaaatcaaagaatgTGGTGATCATTGTCGCGGTTCTTGTTGGTGTGGTTTTGCTAGGTGTATTTGCTCTGCTTCTATGGAGATTCAAGAGAAAGAAAG ATGTTTCAGGAGCATATTGTGGTAAGAGCACTGACACATccgttgttgttgctgttacGACCAAGAGTAAAGAAACCACTTCAGGGTTTTCAGGATCTGTTGACATAATGATTGAAGGAAAAGCTGTTAACACATCAGAGTTACCTGTCTTTTCTCTGAATGCTATAGCCATAGCTACTAATGACTTCTGTAAAGAGAATGAGCTTGGAAGAGGTGGCTTTGGACCAGTCTACAAG ggtGTTCTTGAAGATGGGCGTGAGATAGCTGTGAAAAGATTGTCTGGTAAATCTGGACAGGGAGTTGATGAATTCAAGAATGAGATCATTCTCATAGCAAAGCTTCAACATCGGAATCTTGTGAGATTACTTGGATGTTGCTTTGAGGGTGAAGAGAAAATGCTTGTTTATGAGTATATGCCTAACAAAAGCTtagacttcttcctcttcg ATGAAACGAAACAAGAGTTGATAGACTGGAATTTGCGGTTTTCTATAATTGAAGGGATTGCTAGAGGGTTGCTTTATCTTCATAGAGACTCAAGATTGAGAATCATTCATAGAGATTTGAAGGTTAGCAATGTGTTGTTAGATGGAGAGATGAATCCAAAGATATCAGATTTTGGTATGGCAAGGATCTTTGGTGGTAACCAAAATGAAGCTAACACGGTTCGCGTTGTTGGAActta CGGATACATGTCTCCAGAATACGCGATGGAAGGACTTTTCTCGGTGAAATCCGATGTTTACAGCTTCGGTGTCTTGTTGCTTGAGATAGTAAGTGGGAAGAGGAACACAAGTCTTCGATCTTCTGAGCATGGAAGCCTCATTGGTTAT GCTTGGTATTTGTATACTCATGGGAGATCAGAGGAGCTTGTGGATCCAAAGATCAGGGTAACGTGCAATAAGCGTGAGGCCTTGAGGTGCATACATGTGGCGATGCTGTGTGTTCAAGATTCGGCTGCGGATAGACCGAACATGGCTGCGGTTTTGTTGATGTTAGAGAGTGACACAGCGACGCTTGCTGTGCCAAGACAGCCAACGTTTACTTCCACCAGAAGAAACTCTATTGATGTCAACTTTGCTCTTGATTCGAGTCAACAATACATTGTTTCTTCTAATGAGATCACTTCTACGGTTGTCCTTGGGCGATaa
- the LOC104731403 gene encoding receptor-like serine/threonine-protein kinase SD1-8 isoform X2 — MSPEYAMDGIFSMKSDVFSFGVLLLEIISGKRNKGFYNSDRDLNLLGCVWRNWKERKGLEIIDPIITDSSSTFKQHEILRCIQIGLLCVQERAEDRPTMSLVVLMLGSESTTIPQPKQPGYCLGRSPLDTDSSSSKQHDNEPWTVNQITISVLDAR, encoded by the exons ATGTCTCCTGAATATGCAATGGACGGGATATTTTCGATGAAGTCGGATGTTTTCAGCTTTGGGGTCTTGCTTCTTGAAATTATAAGTGGCAAGAGGAACAAAGGTTTCTACAATTCGGACCGTGACCTTAATCTTCTCGGTTGT GTGTGGAGGaattggaaagaaagaaaggggCTAGAGATCATAGATCCGATCATCACAGATTCTTCATCAACGTTCAAGCAACATGAAATTTTAAGATGCATTCAAATTGGTCTCTTGTGTGTTCAAGAACGTGCAGAGGACAGACCAACGATGTCCTTGGTAGTTTTGATGCTCGGGAGCGAATCAACGACTATTCCTCAACCTAAACAGCCCGGTTATTGCCTGGGGAGAAGTCCTCTTGACACTGATTCTTCGTCGAGTAAACAGCATGATAATGAACCTTGGACAGTGAACCAAATTACTATTTCAGTCCTTGACGCTCGGTAA